In one window of Gammaproteobacteria bacterium DNA:
- a CDS encoding YeaH/YhbH family protein: protein MSRIIDRRLNGKNKSAVNRQRFLRRFKTQIKKAVSNAISGRKISDIEGGETITIPSKDISEPVIHHGQGGDRTIVSPGNKQFSTGDKIKRPSGGSGQGQGNKASNDGSGEDDFVFELSKEEFMEFFFEDLELPNLVKTKLATIYDKNRVRAGYTQNGVPTNINVVRSLRGAKARRIALRGPHKRKLKELEDKLEELLLSHAETDPIIIDLKREIEIVKKKISAIPFIDTFDLRYNNRIEVPKPTTQAAMICIMDVSGSMDQLKKELAKRFFILLYLFLTRNYEKIEIVFVCHHTTAREVDEQEFFYSRETGGTVVSSALNLAHDIISDRYTSDDWNVYVAQASDGDNWHDDSSLCHNIMDSKLLPLVQYFAYVEITPDQHQSLWHQYQRLRSSHPHFAMQQIDSAADIYPVFRELFKRQTEVKS from the coding sequence CAGCGCTTTCTCCGCCGCTTCAAGACTCAGATTAAAAAGGCTGTCAGCAACGCTATATCTGGCAGAAAAATATCTGATATTGAGGGCGGAGAAACCATCACCATTCCTTCAAAAGACATCTCTGAACCTGTCATCCATCACGGTCAGGGCGGCGATAGAACTATCGTCAGCCCTGGCAACAAACAGTTTTCCACTGGTGACAAAATAAAGCGCCCTAGCGGCGGCAGTGGTCAAGGCCAGGGAAACAAGGCCAGCAATGACGGCAGCGGTGAGGATGATTTTGTTTTCGAGCTAAGCAAAGAAGAATTCATGGAATTTTTCTTTGAGGATCTTGAACTACCCAATCTCGTCAAAACAAAACTAGCCACCATTTACGACAAAAACAGGGTTCGCGCCGGTTACACCCAAAACGGCGTTCCAACAAACATCAATGTGGTTAGATCCCTGCGAGGCGCAAAGGCCAGACGCATCGCCCTTCGTGGCCCGCACAAAAGAAAACTGAAAGAACTGGAGGACAAGCTCGAAGAACTACTGCTGTCCCACGCTGAAACTGATCCTATTATTATCGATCTAAAGCGCGAGATAGAAATTGTTAAGAAGAAAATATCAGCAATACCTTTCATCGATACTTTTGATCTTAGATATAACAACAGAATTGAAGTCCCAAAGCCAACGACACAAGCAGCCATGATATGCATCATGGACGTGTCAGGCTCCATGGATCAGCTTAAAAAAGAATTGGCGAAGCGGTTCTTTATCCTGCTGTATCTGTTCTTAACCAGGAACTATGAAAAAATAGAGATCGTTTTTGTTTGCCATCACACCACCGCACGTGAAGTTGACGAACAGGAATTCTTCTATTCTCGTGAAACAGGCGGAACCGTGGTTTCTAGCGCTCTCAACCTGGCGCACGACATTATCAGTGATCGTTACACCAGCGATGACTGGAATGTGTACGTCGCGCAAGCTTCGGATGGCGACAACTGGCATGATGATTCTTCACTCTGCCACAACATCATGGACAGCAAACTTCTTCCCTTGGTGCAATACTTTGCCTATGTCGAAATAACACCGGATCAGCATCAAAGTCTCTGGCATCAATACCAGCGACTACGTAGCAGTCACCCACATTTCGCCATGCAGCAAATTGATTCTGCGGCAGACATATACCCTGTCTTCCGCGAGCTGTTCAAAAGACAAACTGAGGTGAAGTCATGA
- the fur gene encoding ferric iron uptake transcriptional regulator, translated as MALDSQDLKNAGLKATGPRIKILELLEQGDNAHLSAEDIYRMLTETGEDVGLATVYRVLTQFESAGLVVRHKFEDGRAVFELDSGGHHDHIVCVGCGKVKEFVDNVIEQRQKEIAEKAGFQMTDHCLYIYGLCANCR; from the coding sequence ATCGCTTTGGATAGTCAGGATTTGAAAAACGCCGGTCTGAAGGCAACCGGTCCCCGCATTAAAATTTTGGAATTGCTGGAACAGGGCGACAATGCCCACTTAAGTGCCGAGGATATTTACCGGATGTTGACCGAGACCGGCGAGGATGTTGGTCTGGCAACGGTATATCGCGTGTTGACCCAGTTTGAGTCAGCAGGGCTGGTGGTGCGCCACAAATTTGAAGATGGTCGTGCGGTGTTTGAGCTGGACAGCGGCGGTCATCACGATCATATCGTTTGCGTGGGCTGTGGCAAAGTGAAAGAGTTTGTCGATAACGTCATCGAGCAGCGGCAGAAAGAAATTGCGGAAAAAGCCGGATTTCAAATGACCGATCACTGTTTGTATATCTACGGCCTTTGCGCTAATTGCCGTTAA
- a CDS encoding SpoVR family protein yields the protein MSEKRKLLSEGSEWTFDLLDEYEREIGRIAKLYRLQTYPNQIEVISAEQMMDAYSSVGMPVGYNHWSYGKQFLDTEKKYKRGRMGLAYEIVINSDPCISYLMEENTMTMQALVIAHACYGHNSFFKNNYLFKQWTSADAIIDYLVFSKKYIAECEKRYGIDAVEEILDSCHALMNFGVDRYKRPQRLSLRNEQARQKEREEYLQSQVNELWRTIPTPDKENKENAERFPKEPQENILYFIEKNAPLLQPWQREIVRIVRKIAQYFYPQRQTKVMNEGWATFWHYTLLNHMYDEGLVDEGFMVEFLKSHTNVVYQPEFDSKYYSGINPYALGFAMMTDIRRICEHPTDEDRRWFPELAGSDWISSLDFAMRNFKDESFIAQYLSPKVIRDMKLFSIRDDDKDQFMMVDAIHNDEGYRTVRQHLADQYNLGNIEPNIQVYNVNRWGDRSLTLRHYQYNRRPLHDSSLHEVMKHLSRLWGFGVRLENVDQDNKISLVHEVAASKN from the coding sequence ATGAGCGAGAAGCGCAAGCTGCTCTCTGAGGGTTCAGAATGGACTTTTGACCTACTTGACGAATACGAGCGTGAAATAGGCCGTATCGCCAAGCTCTACCGCCTGCAAACCTATCCCAATCAGATAGAAGTCATCAGCGCGGAACAAATGATGGATGCATACTCTTCGGTGGGTATGCCGGTAGGCTACAACCATTGGTCCTACGGCAAACAATTCCTCGACACCGAAAAAAAATACAAGCGTGGCCGAATGGGTCTGGCTTACGAGATCGTAATCAACTCTGATCCGTGCATATCGTATCTCATGGAAGAAAACACCATGACGATGCAAGCACTGGTTATTGCCCATGCCTGCTATGGTCACAATTCATTTTTCAAAAACAACTACCTTTTCAAACAATGGACTTCCGCCGACGCCATTATTGACTATCTGGTTTTCTCCAAAAAATACATCGCAGAATGCGAGAAGCGTTATGGCATTGATGCCGTTGAGGAAATACTCGACTCTTGCCATGCATTGATGAATTTTGGCGTCGATCGTTACAAGCGTCCTCAGCGTTTGTCACTGCGAAACGAGCAAGCCAGACAAAAAGAACGTGAAGAATATCTGCAAAGCCAAGTCAATGAACTGTGGCGAACCATCCCCACGCCAGACAAAGAAAATAAGGAAAATGCCGAGCGGTTCCCCAAAGAACCCCAGGAAAACATTCTGTATTTCATCGAAAAAAATGCACCACTACTTCAACCCTGGCAACGTGAAATTGTGCGTATTGTGCGAAAAATCGCACAATATTTTTATCCTCAGCGACAAACCAAAGTCATGAATGAAGGGTGGGCAACCTTCTGGCACTATACGCTGCTTAACCACATGTATGATGAAGGTTTGGTCGACGAGGGTTTCATGGTCGAGTTTCTGAAATCACACACCAATGTGGTATATCAACCGGAATTCGACAGCAAATATTATTCTGGAATCAACCCCTACGCACTGGGGTTTGCGATGATGACGGACATTCGCCGTATTTGTGAGCATCCCACGGACGAAGATCGTCGCTGGTTTCCTGAGTTGGCAGGTAGTGACTGGATCAGCAGCTTGGATTTCGCCATGCGAAACTTCAAGGATGAGAGCTTCATTGCCCAATACCTGTCCCCAAAAGTTATTCGCGATATGAAACTATTCTCTATTCGTGATGACGACAAAGATCAGTTTATGATGGTCGATGCGATCCACAATGACGAAGGATATCGCACGGTTCGTCAACATCTGGCAGATCAATACAATCTGGGCAATATTGAACCTAATATCCAGGTTTATAACGTCAATCGCTGGGGTGACCGCAGCCTGACACTACGACACTATCAGTACAACCGCAGACCATTACATGACTCCAGTTTGCACGAAGTCATGAAGCATTTGTCTCGTCTTTGGGGATTTGGTGTGCGCCTGGAAAATGTCGATCAGGATAATAAAATTTCGCTGGTACATGAGGTCGCGGCCAGCAAAAACTAA